From Bacillus clarus, the proteins below share one genomic window:
- a CDS encoding ABC transporter permease subunit translates to MVSIYRYTGVLPLNPFSTMQNSSIVLPILILAIIPTFSLFQFQQLLIKVEKQKDYVMFARAKGFGSMYILCKHIFRNIVVSVVNHIESILLALITSLLVFEYLFNIRGLFSILISGQDPAVIVYLLLLFIVPMYGVIVGLNWLRRKLYA, encoded by the coding sequence ATGGTAAGTATATATAGGTATACCGGAGTTTTACCATTAAATCCATTTTCTACTATGCAAAATTCATCTATAGTCTTGCCAATACTCATTTTAGCTATTATACCTACATTCTCATTATTTCAATTTCAACAGCTGCTTATAAAGGTGGAGAAGCAGAAAGATTATGTTATGTTTGCGAGAGCAAAGGGGTTTGGTAGTATGTATATTTTATGCAAACATATTTTTCGTAATATCGTTGTTTCAGTTGTAAATCATATTGAATCAATATTACTAGCCTTGATAACGAGTTTATTAGTTTTTGAGTATCTGTTTAACATAAGAGGTTTATTTTCGATTTTGATTAGCGGTCAAGATCCGGCGGTTATCGTTTATTTGCTGCTGCTATTTATAGTACCTATGTATGGAGTAATAGTAGGATTGAATTGGTTAAGGAGGAAATTGTATGCATAG
- a CDS encoding peptide ABC transporter permease: MHSQRYKYFLFPIILLLIMSIALPYFQKEPKVVEYRYNEKGEIAEVAPFSISRTHWFGTDREGEDLFYKVIDGAKYTILISFFVAVARVIISLLMSLLIRNDKWGFSLLQRVTVGLQFFPQTLFCILFLTPFIIYELRTKPIVTNIEVLCIQGIVLVFVAVPRMTRFFQKEVQQIWRQEYMISSLVLGGSRWHIFRTHIMKVLQPQMIFQIGEQMVQVLLIMLHLAIFKLFLGGTNIVSGQAHDQFSIYFPYLNDWASLISYYYGELMLEPRIIMIPVIFYMILLYCMTKVVNQYKHHI, translated from the coding sequence ATGCATAGCCAGCGTTATAAGTACTTTTTATTCCCGATTATTTTATTACTAATAATGAGTATTGCACTCCCATATTTTCAGAAGGAGCCTAAGGTAGTGGAATATAGATACAATGAAAAAGGAGAAATTGCTGAAGTGGCTCCTTTTTCAATTTCCCGTACACATTGGTTTGGAACAGATAGAGAGGGAGAAGATTTATTTTATAAAGTAATAGACGGGGCTAAGTATACTATTTTAATTTCTTTTTTTGTGGCAGTTGCTAGAGTAATTATTTCTTTATTGATGAGCTTGTTGATTCGTAATGATAAGTGGGGATTTTCTTTGTTACAACGTGTTACAGTTGGCTTGCAATTTTTTCCGCAAACATTATTTTGTATTTTATTTTTAACTCCATTTATCATTTATGAACTACGGACAAAACCTATTGTCACAAATATAGAAGTACTATGTATACAAGGGATAGTATTAGTGTTCGTGGCAGTTCCAAGAATGACACGTTTTTTTCAAAAAGAAGTTCAGCAAATTTGGAGACAAGAATATATGATAAGTTCTCTTGTATTAGGAGGTAGCAGATGGCATATATTCCGAACTCATATTATGAAAGTATTACAACCACAGATGATATTTCAAATTGGAGAGCAAATGGTACAAGTATTATTAATAATGTTACACCTTGCGATATTTAAATTATTTTTAGGGGGAACAAATATTGTTTCCGGGCAGGCCCATGATCAATTTAGTATATATTTTCCGTACTTAAATGATTGGGCAAGCTTAATTAGTTATTATTACGGGGAGTTAATGCTAGAGCCCAGAATTATTATGATTCCGGTTATTTTTTATATGATTCTTTTATATTGTATGACGAAAGTAGTAAATCAATATAAACATCATATATAA
- a CDS encoding non-ribosomal peptide synthetase, translated as MKTKTTELLPLTQAQNRIWYTELLYPNTNACILSGTVKMQKQIDIDVLQQSFQSVIKENDAFRIKLTFENGEAKQYVEPYTYKEVDYIDFSETSTRDDVENWLDSHNRTSMKLYDSELYKITIFKINDEEYGYHIKIHHIICDGISLAQIVEDVNQNYADMVKGTFLDTYKKHSYLDYMQAEEEYEKSARFQKDKAFWLEKFQSLPDFTELKPYNPLLASTAAERKVLEISVDFYHKVRAFCKENKISIFTFFLGALYMYINKVTNEKDLIIGTNYANRTTRQEKETVGMFTSTVAVKVSLDPEDDIISFLQQVSKEQIKILRHQKYPYNQLIKDVRQIHSMPDLGRLFSIAMEYRPFRNMVDMDGTKMDMKSTFCGNEVNDLLIHVVERIDEGYLEIYADYRTCLFDEKYIDALFRHVFVIAEHIMNHPFEKIAEVSLINEYETKQLLNEFNNTSSEFPHEKTVYQLFEEQVERTPDAMAVVFEDQRLTYSELNSRSNQLAHFLQKNKVGPETKVGVYLERSMEMIISILGILKAGGAYVPIDPAYPQDRIAYMLEDSEVPILISQGNIVSNLPKHNTKLVLLDKDWTFITQESMENTISNVTPENLAYIIYTSGSTGKPKGTMVEHGNVVRLFLSTEKWYNFSNQDVWSMFHSFAFDFSVWELWGALLYGGRLVVVPYMVSRSPEVFYELLCKEKVTVLNQTPSAFRQLMQEDEKHNSRELNLRYVIFGGEALDLASLQPWYERHGDQYPLLVNMYGITETTVHVTYRPLSWEDVRNPQGSIIGIPIPDLNVYVLDQNLKPVPDGVVGEMYVGGHGVTRGYLNRLDLTQERFISNPYSPNSKSKLYKSGDLARYTTNGELEYLGRIDQQVKIRGFRMELGEIESVISAFPIIREVVLTVHEDEDHDKRLVAYIVPVLNQEISINELRSFMKEKLPDYMIPSVFIKLETLPLTTNGKVDRKALPAPEQNLQTDAEYVAPQTPVEEILVSIWQTVLGVPQIGVLDNFFDLGGDSIKSIQVSSRLYQAGYRIDMQNLFKYSTVASLSPYVEKITRVAEQGEVTGEVTLTPIQHWFFDREVTAPHHFNQAFMLYRKQRFDVSALRKTMQKITEHHDALRMVFRQTEQVYEAWNRGIEEEELFSLEVMDLTGNSNPDSAIEEAVNTMQSSIDLSEGPLMKLGLFQCEEGDHLLMVIHHLVVDGVSWRILLEDIEAGYDQAVNGEDIQLPQKTDSFQLWAEQLSLYTNSPEMEKEREYWNEIEQIPTGLLPKDEEQDCGLIKDSEVITVQWTASETEQLLKQTNRAYNTEINDLLLTALGMAIHKWTGMENIVVNLEGHGRESILSDLDITRTVGWFTSQYPVVLPIEAASDISHQIKNIKEGLRHIPNKGIGYGLLKYLSENQEKQMFTLKPEVSFNYLGQFDQDLENTTMQMSSYSSGDFENKNHERSYVLDINGMISGGNLSLGINYSKKQYQRETIEQLANGLQASLQEVIEHCVTKERAELTPSDITFKGMTIEALDRIVQETKHIGEIEDVYPLTPMQKGMLFHSLMNPQSEAYFEQATFNVQGSMNLKAFAQSLEQLVQRHAILRTNFVSAWNDEPLQIVYRNRKIDLHYEDLHEMEESSREDWVKKYTTEDKERGFNLAEDALMRMTILRTEEQTYHVIWSFHHILMDGWCMPLVTQEIFEIYYAIQQQREPELSVVTPYSDYIEWLEAQDQEESSKYWNDYLGGYEGQTQLPKVTSSVRDERYILKHLTYDLDKELTERLKQVASENQVTINTLMQTVWGMLLQKYNRSQDVVFGSVVSGRPADIPGIENMIGLFINTIPVRIRCDAKESFVDVMKKNQKQAVASHAYDTHPLYEIQAQTEQKQDLITHIMVFENYPVEQQMEHGESHSETELTITNVTMTEQTNYDFNVMVIPGKEIQMQFQYNAHIYDDASIERMRNHLIQIMQQVVNNPQIDIHELELATAEEKMQILEVFNDTAAEYPREKTIHQLFEEQVERTPDHIAAVFEGQQLTYRELNARANQLARTLRNAGVKEDQLVGIMVERSLEMIVGILGILKAGGAYVPVDPEYPEERIQYILEDSGATILLMQGQFQERTSFVGKIVLLDDEESYHKEGTNLKSEVGPNGLAYVIYTSGTTGNPKGVMIEHQALVNRIHWMQKRYPIGETDTILQKTPYSFDVSVWELFWWGAQGAKVVFLAPGNEKDPELIIKAIEENHVTTMHFVPSMLSVFLDYVQNVEEVNCTQSLRQVFASGEALQVQHVKRFNKLLGMHNETRLINLYGPTEATIDVSYFDCPLEETLEQIPIGKPIDNIQLYVVDTKGHLQPIGVPGELCIAGVGLARGYLNRSQLTAEKFVNNPFDLGKKMYRTGDLARLLPDGNIEYLGRVDHQVKIRGYRIELGEIESQLLKIDAVQETIVIALEDESGQKSLCAYFVADKEIDTESLREILSDELPKYMIPSYFIQLMQMPLTPNGKINRKALPAVEESKLTNNKYVKPRTEIEEHLVDIWKSILGDLKIGIKDNFFDVGGHSLRATTLVSKIYKQMNVNVTLRDVFRYQTVEQMAEFITGSEEQTYLSIPVTPRRTYYPVSSTQKRMYILSQLEGGELSYNMPGVMIVEGELDSARVEEAFRNLIQRHESLRTSFEMIQGEPVQHIHSEVMFSLEKIQAEKEEIDTHIDRFVRPFNLQEVPLLRVGLIEIRKDYHVLLFDIHHIISDGVSTNLIIKEFIQLYEGESQPPLRIQYKDYAVWQQSEMQSERMRKQEAYWLNMFEGEIPELELPIDYERPSVRSYEGDIVEFTIDKQISDGLKEIEKQTGTTLNMVLLAAYTTLLAKYSGQEDIIVGTPIAGRTHADLEPIIGMFVNTLAIRNYPVRDKTFYMYVQEVKETMLNAYENQEYPFEELVQKVNVRRDKSRNPLFDTMFVLQNTEETELQIENLVFKPYARDHTIAKFDLTLFVNLDGEQLKCSFEFCKKLFEKSRINELSKDFLIVLSEVVKNPNVQLHNVKLSEKAIKSESSIREIELNF; from the coding sequence ATGAAAACAAAAACGACTGAATTATTGCCTTTAACTCAAGCACAAAACAGAATATGGTATACAGAATTACTTTATCCGAACACAAATGCCTGTATCCTCTCAGGAACAGTAAAGATGCAAAAACAGATAGATATAGATGTTTTGCAACAATCTTTTCAATCTGTTATTAAAGAAAATGATGCTTTTCGAATAAAATTAACTTTTGAGAATGGTGAAGCGAAGCAGTATGTTGAACCATATACATATAAAGAAGTAGATTATATCGATTTCTCTGAAACATCAACACGAGATGATGTAGAAAATTGGCTAGATTCTCATAATAGAACTTCTATGAAGCTGTATGATTCTGAATTGTATAAAATTACGATATTTAAAATTAATGATGAGGAATATGGCTATCATATTAAAATTCATCACATTATATGCGATGGAATTTCTTTGGCTCAGATTGTTGAAGATGTGAATCAAAATTATGCTGATATGGTAAAAGGAACTTTTTTAGATACGTATAAAAAACATTCGTATCTAGATTATATGCAAGCGGAAGAAGAGTATGAAAAGTCAGCACGTTTTCAAAAAGACAAAGCATTTTGGCTAGAAAAGTTTCAATCTCTTCCAGATTTCACCGAATTGAAACCTTATAACCCTTTATTAGCGAGTACAGCTGCGGAAAGAAAAGTCTTAGAAATAAGTGTGGATTTTTATCACAAAGTAAGAGCGTTTTGCAAAGAAAATAAAATTAGTATATTTACATTTTTCTTAGGTGCTTTATATATGTATATAAATAAAGTCACAAATGAAAAAGATCTTATTATTGGAACAAATTATGCCAACCGGACCACAAGACAAGAAAAAGAAACAGTGGGAATGTTCACTAGTACGGTGGCTGTTAAAGTTTCTTTAGATCCTGAAGATGATATAATTTCATTTTTGCAACAAGTATCGAAGGAGCAAATAAAAATCCTTCGACACCAGAAATATCCATATAATCAGTTGATTAAAGATGTTAGACAAATACATTCTATGCCAGATCTTGGTCGACTCTTTAGTATTGCTATGGAATATCGTCCATTTAGGAATATGGTAGATATGGATGGTACTAAAATGGACATGAAAAGTACTTTTTGTGGAAATGAAGTGAATGACCTTCTTATTCATGTAGTTGAAAGAATAGATGAGGGATATTTAGAGATATATGCTGATTATCGCACTTGTCTATTTGATGAAAAGTATATTGATGCACTATTCAGACATGTATTCGTAATTGCGGAACATATCATGAATCATCCTTTTGAAAAAATAGCTGAAGTATCTCTAATTAATGAATATGAAACGAAACAGTTATTGAATGAATTTAACAATACTTCTTCTGAATTTCCACATGAAAAGACAGTATATCAATTGTTCGAAGAACAGGTAGAACGTACACCTGATGCTATGGCTGTGGTATTTGAAGATCAACGTTTAACATACAGTGAGCTGAATAGTCGTAGTAATCAACTAGCGCATTTTTTACAAAAAAATAAGGTAGGGCCAGAGACAAAAGTGGGCGTTTATTTAGAGCGTTCTATGGAAATGATTATTAGCATTTTAGGTATTCTTAAAGCGGGCGGAGCTTATGTACCCATTGATCCTGCATATCCACAAGATAGAATTGCATATATGTTAGAGGATTCAGAAGTTCCAATTTTAATTAGCCAAGGCAATATCGTATCTAACCTTCCAAAGCATAATACGAAACTAGTTTTATTAGATAAGGATTGGACATTCATTACTCAGGAGAGTATGGAGAATACGATTAGTAATGTCACTCCAGAAAACCTAGCATATATTATTTACACTTCAGGTTCCACTGGTAAACCAAAGGGAACAATGGTAGAACATGGTAATGTAGTTCGACTCTTTTTATCGACAGAGAAATGGTATAACTTTAGTAATCAAGATGTTTGGTCAATGTTCCATTCATTTGCATTTGACTTTTCTGTATGGGAGTTATGGGGAGCGTTGTTGTATGGAGGCCGTCTTGTAGTTGTGCCATATATGGTGAGTCGATCTCCTGAAGTATTTTATGAATTACTTTGTAAAGAAAAAGTTACGGTACTTAATCAGACACCTTCTGCTTTCCGCCAACTTATGCAAGAGGACGAAAAGCATAATAGTAGGGAGCTAAATCTTCGTTATGTTATCTTTGGTGGAGAAGCATTAGATTTGGCTAGTTTACAACCTTGGTATGAACGTCATGGAGATCAATATCCATTGTTAGTAAATATGTATGGTATCACAGAAACAACAGTTCATGTTACCTATCGACCACTTTCATGGGAAGATGTTCGAAATCCGCAAGGAAGTATAATTGGAATTCCTATTCCTGACTTAAATGTATATGTTTTAGATCAAAATTTAAAACCAGTTCCAGATGGTGTTGTAGGTGAGATGTATGTTGGTGGCCATGGGGTCACAAGAGGTTATTTAAATCGATTGGATTTAACCCAAGAACGATTCATTTCCAATCCGTATAGTCCTAATTCTAAATCTAAACTTTATAAAAGTGGTGATTTAGCACGCTATACAACAAATGGTGAACTTGAATATTTAGGACGTATAGATCAGCAAGTTAAAATTCGAGGATTCCGAATGGAATTAGGCGAAATTGAATCGGTTATTAGTGCCTTTCCAATCATTCGCGAAGTAGTATTAACCGTACATGAAGATGAGGATCATGATAAGCGTTTAGTTGCTTATATCGTTCCTGTACTAAATCAAGAAATTTCTATCAATGAATTGCGTTCCTTTATGAAAGAGAAATTGCCAGATTATATGATACCTTCTGTATTCATTAAATTAGAAACACTACCCTTGACTACAAATGGAAAAGTTGATCGCAAAGCGTTACCTGCGCCAGAACAAAATCTACAAACAGATGCAGAGTATGTTGCGCCACAAACCCCGGTAGAAGAAATACTAGTTTCGATTTGGCAAACGGTACTTGGTGTTCCGCAAATTGGGGTATTGGATAATTTCTTTGACTTGGGAGGCGACTCAATTAAATCTATCCAAGTCTCCTCGAGATTGTATCAAGCTGGTTATCGAATAGATATGCAAAACTTATTCAAATATTCGACTGTAGCGTCTTTAAGCCCATATGTGGAGAAAATAACGCGAGTTGCTGAACAAGGCGAAGTAACAGGCGAGGTTACATTAACACCAATTCAGCATTGGTTTTTTGACCGTGAGGTGACAGCTCCGCATCACTTTAACCAAGCGTTTATGTTATATCGGAAACAAAGGTTTGATGTATCAGCTCTTCGTAAGACTATGCAAAAAATTACTGAGCATCATGATGCGCTGCGGATGGTATTCCGTCAAACAGAACAAGTGTACGAGGCATGGAACCGAGGAATAGAGGAAGAAGAATTATTCAGTCTGGAAGTGATGGATCTCACAGGAAATAGCAATCCGGATTCAGCGATTGAAGAGGCTGTAAATACGATGCAAAGTAGCATTGATTTAAGTGAAGGACCGTTAATGAAACTGGGCTTGTTCCAATGTGAAGAAGGCGATCATTTGTTGATGGTTATCCATCATTTAGTAGTGGATGGCGTTTCTTGGCGAATATTGCTGGAAGATATTGAGGCAGGGTACGATCAGGCGGTAAACGGAGAGGATATTCAATTACCACAAAAAACAGATTCTTTCCAATTATGGGCAGAACAATTATCTCTTTACACCAACAGTCCAGAGATGGAGAAAGAGCGCGAATATTGGAATGAAATCGAACAAATCCCAACGGGATTGTTGCCGAAAGATGAGGAACAAGATTGTGGTTTGATAAAGGATAGTGAAGTCATCACGGTCCAATGGACAGCCTCTGAAACGGAGCAGTTATTAAAACAAACAAACCGGGCATATAACACTGAAATCAATGATTTATTGTTAACAGCTTTAGGAATGGCGATTCACAAATGGACAGGAATGGAAAACATTGTTGTAAATCTGGAAGGACATGGACGAGAATCTATTCTTTCTGATCTCGATATCACTCGTACAGTAGGCTGGTTTACGAGTCAATATCCAGTAGTCCTACCGATTGAAGCAGCAAGCGATATCTCTCACCAGATTAAGAATATTAAAGAAGGATTACGCCACATTCCGAATAAAGGGATTGGATATGGTCTTTTAAAATATCTATCTGAAAATCAAGAAAAGCAGATGTTTACATTGAAGCCAGAGGTTAGCTTCAACTATCTGGGGCAGTTTGATCAAGACTTAGAGAATACTACGATGCAGATGTCCTCTTATTCGAGTGGTGATTTCGAGAATAAGAATCATGAAAGATCGTATGTTCTGGATATTAATGGAATGATATCTGGTGGGAATTTATCACTAGGAATTAACTACAGTAAAAAGCAATACCAAAGAGAAACAATAGAGCAATTGGCGAATGGGCTACAAGCGAGCCTACAAGAAGTCATTGAACATTGTGTAACGAAAGAGCGAGCGGAGCTCACACCAAGTGATATCACATTCAAAGGGATGACGATTGAAGCATTAGATCGTATTGTACAGGAAACCAAGCACATAGGCGAAATTGAAGATGTGTATCCGTTAACTCCAATGCAGAAAGGTATGCTATTTCATAGCTTGATGAATCCGCAATCGGAAGCTTATTTTGAACAAGCAACGTTTAATGTGCAGGGTAGTATGAATCTAAAGGCGTTCGCTCAAAGTTTAGAACAATTAGTGCAAAGACATGCTATATTACGAACTAACTTTGTGAGTGCTTGGAATGATGAGCCGTTACAAATCGTATACCGAAATAGAAAAATTGATCTTCATTATGAAGATCTTCATGAAATGGAAGAGTCATCACGTGAAGATTGGGTGAAGAAGTATACGACTGAAGATAAAGAAAGAGGATTTAATCTTGCTGAAGATGCATTAATGCGTATGACAATTTTACGTACTGAGGAGCAAACATACCATGTTATTTGGAGTTTCCATCATATCCTAATGGATGGTTGGTGCATGCCACTGGTGACACAGGAAATCTTCGAAATTTACTATGCAATTCAACAACAAAGAGAACCTGAATTGTCTGTGGTAACGCCATATAGTGACTATATTGAATGGTTAGAAGCACAAGATCAAGAAGAGTCATCTAAATATTGGAATGATTATTTAGGTGGGTATGAAGGGCAAACGCAGTTGCCAAAAGTTACTTCTTCTGTGAGAGATGAAAGATATATTTTGAAACACTTAACCTACGATCTTGATAAAGAATTGACGGAAAGACTAAAACAGGTAGCTAGTGAAAATCAGGTTACTATCAATACTTTGATGCAGACAGTATGGGGGATGTTATTACAAAAATACAATCGTAGTCAGGATGTTGTATTTGGAAGTGTTGTATCAGGAAGACCAGCTGATATACCAGGTATAGAAAATATGATTGGTTTATTCATTAACACAATTCCTGTGCGTATTCGTTGTGATGCGAAAGAATCTTTTGTAGACGTAATGAAAAAGAATCAGAAGCAGGCGGTAGCCTCACATGCATATGATACGCATCCATTGTATGAAATACAGGCACAAACGGAACAAAAGCAGGACTTAATCACACATATTATGGTATTTGAAAACTACCCAGTGGAACAACAAATGGAACATGGAGAAAGTCATAGTGAAACAGAATTAACAATAACGAATGTAACCATGACTGAACAAACGAATTATGATTTTAACGTTATGGTAATTCCTGGGAAAGAGATTCAGATGCAGTTCCAATATAATGCCCATATATATGATGATGCGAGTATCGAGCGAATGAGGAATCATTTGATTCAAATTATGCAACAAGTTGTAAATAACCCACAGATTGATATACATGAACTGGAATTAGCAACAGCGGAAGAGAAAATGCAGATTCTCGAAGTGTTCAATGATACAGCGGCTGAATATCCACGTGAGAAGACTATTCATCAATTGTTCGAAGAACAGGTGGAGCGTACACCAGATCATATTGCGGCGGTATTCGAAGGTCAGCAATTGACGTATCGTGAGCTGAATGCACGAGCAAATCAGTTGGCACGAACATTAAGAAATGCAGGAGTAAAGGAAGATCAGTTAGTTGGAATTATGGTAGAACGTTCATTAGAAATGATTGTCGGGATACTTGGAATATTAAAAGCAGGTGGCGCTTATGTGCCGGTTGACCCAGAATATCCAGAAGAGCGTATCCAATATATATTGGAGGATTCGGGAGCTACTATATTATTAATGCAAGGCCAATTTCAAGAACGTACATCTTTCGTAGGGAAGATAGTATTGCTGGACGATGAGGAATCTTATCATAAAGAAGGAACGAACTTGAAATCGGAAGTAGGCCCTAATGGATTGGCTTATGTGATTTATACTTCTGGCACAACAGGAAATCCAAAAGGCGTTATGATAGAGCACCAAGCACTTGTCAACCGAATTCACTGGATGCAAAAAAGATATCCTATCGGAGAAACAGACACCATTTTACAAAAAACGCCATACAGTTTTGACGTATCTGTTTGGGAATTGTTCTGGTGGGGAGCGCAAGGGGCTAAAGTCGTATTTCTTGCTCCGGGTAATGAGAAAGACCCAGAATTAATTATTAAAGCAATTGAGGAAAATCATGTTACGACCATGCATTTTGTACCTTCTATGCTATCTGTTTTTCTAGATTATGTGCAGAATGTTGAGGAAGTGAATTGCACGCAAAGTTTGCGTCAAGTATTTGCTAGTGGTGAAGCACTCCAAGTGCAACATGTAAAACGATTTAACAAGTTACTGGGTATGCATAATGAGACGAGACTAATCAATTTATATGGACCGACTGAAGCAACGATTGACGTTTCATACTTCGATTGTCCATTGGAAGAAACTTTAGAACAGATACCAATTGGTAAACCAATTGACAATATTCAACTGTATGTGGTTGATACTAAAGGTCATTTACAACCAATTGGGGTACCAGGAGAGTTGTGTATTGCAGGAGTTGGATTGGCAAGAGGTTATCTTAACCGCTCTCAATTAACGGCAGAGAAATTTGTAAATAATCCATTTGATTTAGGGAAAAAAATGTATAGAACAGGAGACTTAGCTCGTCTGTTACCAGATGGAAATATTGAATATCTAGGCCGGGTTGATCATCAGGTGAAAATTCGGGGTTATCGAATTGAACTTGGTGAGATAGAATCACAATTATTGAAGATAGACGCAGTTCAAGAAACAATTGTAATCGCACTTGAAGATGAAAGTGGACAAAAGAGTTTGTGTGCGTATTTTGTAGCAGATAAAGAGATTGATACAGAAAGTTTAAGAGAAATCCTATCTGATGAGCTACCTAAGTATATGATTCCCTCTTACTTTATACAGCTTATGCAAATGCCATTAACACCAAATGGGAAGATTAATCGCAAGGCATTACCTGCTGTCGAGGAAAGCAAGTTAACGAACAATAAATATGTCAAACCTCGAACAGAAATAGAAGAGCATTTAGTTGATATATGGAAGAGCATTCTTGGAGATCTTAAAATTGGGATAAAAGATAATTTCTTTGATGTAGGTGGGCATTCATTAAGAGCGACTACACTCGTATCTAAGATTTATAAACAGATGAACGTCAATGTTACGTTAAGAGATGTCTTCCGATATCAGACAGTTGAACAAATGGCTGAATTTATTACTGGTAGTGAGGAACAGACTTACTTGTCTATTCCAGTGACACCAAGAAGAACGTATTATCCAGTCTCTTCGACACAAAAGCGTATGTACATTTTGAGTCAATTAGAAGGTGGAGAGTTAAGTTACAATATGCCGGGTGTAATGATTGTGGAAGGAGAACTTGATTCTGCTCGTGTAGAAGAAGCATTCCGAAACTTAATTCAACGTCATGAGTCATTACGGACAAGTTTTGAGATGATTCAGGGAGAACCCGTGCAGCACATACATTCTGAAGTGATGTTTTCTCTCGAAAAGATACAAGCTGAAAAAGAGGAGATAGATACACATATCGATCGTTTCGTACGTCCATTTAATTTGCAAGAGGTACCGTTATTGCGAGTTGGATTAATTGAAATTCGTAAGGATTACCATGTGTTGTTGTTTGATATACATCATATTATTTCTGATGGTGTCTCAACAAATCTTATCATCAAGGAATTTATTCAGTTGTATGAAGGTGAGTCACAGCCACCGCTTCGAATCCAGTATAAGGATTACGCAGTTTGGCAACAAAGTGAAATGCAAAGTGAACGAATGAGAAAACAGGAAGCGTATTGGCTGAATATGTTTGAGGGGGAAATTCCAGAGTTAGAGCTACCAATCGATTATGAGAGACCATCGGTACGAAGCTACGAGGGAGACATAGTAGAATTTACAATTGACAAACAAATTAGTGACGGATTAAAAGAGATAGAAAAACAAACAGGAACGACATTGAATATGGTCTTATTAGCGGCATATACAACACTATTAGCAAAATATAGTGGTCAAGAGGATATTATTGTAGGGACTCCTATCGCAGGAAGAACGCATGCTGATTTAGAGCCAATCATTGGAATGTTTGTTAATACGTTAGCGATACGAAATTATCCAGTGAGAGACAAAACGTTCTATATGTATGTTCAGGAAGTGAAAGAAACAATGCTAAATGCGTATGAAAATCAGGAGTATCCTTTTGAAGAGCTGGTTCAAAAAGTAAATGTAAGAAGAGATAAGAGCCGTAACCCACTATTTGATACAATGTTTGTTTTACAAAATACCGAAGAAACAGAGCTTCAAATAGAAAATTTAGTATTTAAACCTTATGCTCGAGATCATACGATAGCTAAGTTTGATTTAACATTGTTTGTAAATCTTGATGGTGAACAACTTAAATGTAGTTTTGAATTCTGCAAGAAATTATTTGAAAAGAGCAGAATTAATGAATTATCAAAAGATTTCTTGATAGTTTTATCAGAAGTTGTGAAAAACCCAAATGTTCAATTACACAATGTCAAATTAAGCGAAAAAGCAATAAAAAGTGAAAGTTCTATCCGGGAAATTGAACTGAACTTTTGA